A single window of Carassius auratus strain Wakin unplaced genomic scaffold, ASM336829v1 scaf_tig00036711, whole genome shotgun sequence DNA harbors:
- the LOC113082683 gene encoding uncharacterized protein LOC113082683 — protein sequence MNAIGESRKEASDRKVEILNAKLKTRIGFWNVRTMYDTGKLAQVISEMRRYNIDILGVSESRWTGSGRLTTSTGETVLYSGRDDHQHREGVAIILKKEVEKSLIEWKPVNSRLMKIRVRGKQINTTIIQCYAPRNDSDDTRKDEFYEQLQVVLETTPRHDMRIVMGDLNAKMGNNNTEHDRAMGREGCGVMNENGERLAEFCTMHDLVIGGTLFQHKVIHKLTWHSPNGKDQNQIDHLIINGTWRRSLLDVKVKRGADVGSDHHLVTAVLRIKLKKTGSRKIARKQFDVGKLNDTKVRGYFVLQLKNRFQALADMLDHTEPKSDDINTMWEQTKTTYVKTSEACLGYKHKEKKEWLSDDTWQTVENRRALKKKVNEAKSERLKEKYRKQYQETNKVVRRKARADKRAYLENLASQAEEAARKGEQGKVYKITKIVSGKHRRTTEAPIVDKKGQLLTTESQQEARWAEHFQEVLNRPPPTTEPNIQHADNDLDISIEPPTKEEIVSAIKSQKNGKAPGQDNLNAELFKADPDLASKILQPLFKTIWEGKEIPDDWSEGIIIKIPKKGNLRDCNKWRGITLLSIPSKIKAKIIEQRLTEAVDKKLRNEQAGFRKGRGCIDQIFALRNCHGQKRETTGDSGK from the coding sequence ATGAACGCCATTGGTGAAAGCCGAAAGGAAGCCAGTGACAGGAAGGTGGAAATTCTGAATGCCAAACTTAAGACTAGGATAGGATTTTGGAATGTAAGAACAATGTACGATACAGGCAAATTAGCACAAGTGATATCAGAGATGAGAAGATACAACATAGATATACTTGGAGTAAGTGAAAGTAGATGGACAGGATCAGGGAGACTCACAACAAGCACAGGGGAAACAGTGCTGTACTCAGGAAGAGATGACCACCAACATAGGGAAGGAGTAGCCATCATTCTAAAGAAAGAAGTAGAAAAGAGCTTGATAGAGTGGAAACCTGTCAACAGTAGGCTCATGAAGATAAGGGTAAGGGGGAAGCAAATTAACACAACTATCATCCAGTGCTATGCTCCAAGAAATGACAGCGATGACACTAGGAAGGATGAATTCTACGAACAACTGCAGGTTGTACTGGAAACTACACCCAGACATGACATGAGGATAGTGATGGGGGACCTAAACGCCAAAATGGGAAACAACAACACAGAACACGACAGGGCGATGGGAAGGGAAGGCTGTGGTGTCATGAATGAGAATGGGGAGAGGTTAGCAGAGTTTTGCACCATGCATGACCTCGTCATTGGGGGAACCTTGTTCCAACACAAGGTCATTCACAAACTAACATGGCACTCTCCAAACGGAAAGGATCAAAATCAAATAGATCATCTCATAATAAATGGCACATGGAGACGCTCTTTACTTGATGTTAAGGTCAAACGAGGAGCAGACGTTGGTAGTGATCACCACCTAGTCACAGCTGTGCTGAGAATAAAGCTTAAGAAAACAGGAAGCAGAAAAATAGCCAGAAAGCAATTTGATGTCGGAAAGCTAAATGACACAAAGGTCAGAGGTTATTTTGTGCTACAACTAAAGAACAGATTTCAAGCATTAGCAGATATGTTGGATCATACAGAGCCAAAATCAGATGATATCAACACTATGTGGGAACAGACCAAAACAACCTATGTGAAGACCAGTGAAGCCTGTCTTGGATACAAGCACAAGGAAAAGAAGGAATGGTTAAGTGATGACACATGGCAAACTGTAGAAAATAGAAGGGCCTTAAAGAAGAAAGTAAATGAGGCAAAGTCTGAACGGCTTAAAGAAAAATACAGGAAACAATACCAAGAAACAAACAAAGTAGTGCGAAGGAAAGCTAGAGCAGACAAGCGGGCATATCTAGAAAATCTTGCAAGTCAAGCAGAAGAGGCAGCTAGGAAAGGGGAGCAAGGAAAAGTCTACAAGATCACTAAAATAGTGAGTGGCAAACACAGACGAACAACTGAAGCACCAATAGTAGACAAAAAGGGTCAGCTATTGACAACTGAGTCACAACAAGAAGCCCGATGGGCAGAGCACTTTCAGGAAGTTCTAAACAGACCACCACCCACAACAGAACCAAATATCCAGCATGCAGATAATGACCTGGACATTAGCATTGAACCACCAACAAAGGAAGAAATTGTCTCAGCCATTAAATCCCAAAAAAATGGAAAAGCCCCTGGCCAAGATAACCTGAATGCAGAGCTTTTTAAAGCAGACCCAGATCTCGCCTCCAAAATACTTCAACCACTTTTCAAAACCATCTGGGAGGGAAAAGAAATACCTGATGACTGGTCAGAAGGAATTATCATAAAGATACCAAAGAAGGGCAACTTGAGAGATTGTAATAAATGGCGCGGAATTACACTCCTATCGATACCAAGCAAAATCAAGGCAAAAATCATTGAGCAGCGTCTTACAGAGGCAGTGGATAAGAAACTCAGGAATGAACAGGCAGGATTCCGTAAGGGGAGGGGCTGTATTGATCAAATATTTGCACTTCGTAACTGTCacggacagaagagagagacaacaggTGATTCAGGTAAGTAG